The following proteins are co-located in the Chryseobacterium daecheongense genome:
- a CDS encoding polyribonucleotide nucleotidyltransferase — protein MSIPQAFTETITLADGREITIETGKLAKQADGSVVVKMGGTMLLATVVANKEANPGVDFLPLTVDYREKFYAGGKIPGNFFRREARPSDQEILTMRLVDRVLRPLFPEDFHAEVQVMISLISYDGQSIPDDLAGLAASAAIAITDIPFNGPMSEVRVVRFDGKLAINPRYEDLKDSELDIMVGATKDSIVMVEGEMKEISEQEMLEAIIFAHAEIKKQIEAQERLAEKVGKAFPKREYNHEIHDEDIREKVWKETYDKVYEVAKQPSGKEERGEKFKAVLEEFLAQYVDNPEELERVSPFAKVYYHDVEKEAMRQMILEDNIRLDGRDPKTIRPIWSEIDYLPGAHGSAIFTRGETQSLTAVTLGSVKDANMVDSVMANYDEKFFLHYNFPPFSTGEARPLRGTSRREVGHGNLAQRALQAVIPEENPYTIRIVSDILESNGSSSMATVCAGTLALMDAGVQITKPVSGIAMGLITDTKSGKFTVLSDILGDEDHLGDMDFKVTGTAEGITACQMDIKIQGLSMDIMEQALMQAKDGRLHILNKITETIAEPRADVKPHAPKMVVMEIAKDFIGAVIGPGGKIIQQLQKDTDTVIAIEEIGEIGRIEIAGTDREKINAAVAKINEITFVPVVGEVYKGKVVKVMDFGAFVAIAKGTEGLLHISEIEWSRLDKVPYAEGDEVEVKFMGYDDRKKMKLSRKVLLPRPPKPEQKPRQERPEGGKPAAQAPKENEKPSTEA, from the coding sequence ATGAGTATACCTCAAGCGTTTACAGAAACGATTACTCTTGCAGACGGCAGAGAAATCACTATTGAAACAGGTAAATTAGCAAAACAGGCTGATGGTTCTGTAGTAGTAAAAATGGGTGGAACAATGCTTTTAGCAACTGTTGTAGCCAATAAAGAAGCTAATCCTGGTGTAGATTTCTTACCATTAACAGTAGATTACAGAGAAAAATTCTATGCAGGAGGAAAAATTCCTGGAAATTTTTTCCGTAGAGAAGCAAGACCTTCAGATCAGGAAATTTTAACCATGCGTTTGGTGGACAGAGTTCTTCGTCCGCTTTTCCCTGAAGATTTCCATGCGGAAGTTCAGGTAATGATTTCCCTGATTTCTTACGACGGACAATCTATTCCTGATGATTTGGCAGGTTTGGCGGCTTCTGCTGCGATTGCTATTACCGATATCCCTTTCAACGGACCGATGTCTGAAGTGAGAGTGGTAAGATTTGACGGAAAATTAGCGATCAATCCAAGATATGAAGATCTTAAAGATTCTGAGCTGGATATTATGGTTGGAGCTACCAAAGACTCGATCGTAATGGTAGAAGGAGAGATGAAAGAAATTTCTGAGCAGGAAATGCTGGAAGCGATCATCTTTGCACATGCTGAAATTAAAAAACAAATTGAAGCTCAGGAAAGACTTGCTGAAAAAGTAGGTAAAGCTTTCCCGAAAAGAGAATACAACCACGAAATTCATGACGAAGATATTCGTGAGAAAGTGTGGAAAGAAACATATGATAAAGTATACGAAGTTGCTAAGCAACCTTCAGGTAAAGAAGAGAGAGGAGAGAAATTCAAAGCTGTTCTTGAGGAGTTTTTAGCACAATATGTTGATAATCCTGAAGAACTGGAAAGAGTATCACCTTTCGCAAAAGTATATTATCATGATGTAGAAAAAGAGGCTATGCGTCAGATGATCCTTGAAGACAACATCCGTCTTGACGGTCGTGATCCTAAAACGATCCGTCCGATCTGGTCGGAAATTGATTATCTTCCTGGAGCGCACGGTTCTGCAATTTTCACAAGAGGAGAAACACAATCATTAACAGCTGTAACTTTAGGATCTGTAAAAGATGCGAATATGGTAGACAGCGTTATGGCGAATTATGACGAGAAATTCTTCCTTCATTATAACTTCCCTCCGTTCTCAACAGGTGAAGCCAGACCTTTAAGAGGAACTTCAAGAAGAGAAGTAGGACACGGAAATCTTGCTCAGAGAGCTTTACAGGCTGTAATTCCTGAAGAAAATCCATACACGATCAGAATTGTTTCTGATATCCTGGAATCTAACGGTTCTTCTTCTATGGCAACTGTTTGTGCAGGAACATTAGCATTAATGGATGCCGGAGTACAGATTACAAAACCGGTTTCCGGAATTGCGATGGGACTTATTACCGATACTAAATCCGGGAAATTCACGGTACTTTCCGATATCCTTGGGGATGAAGATCACCTGGGAGATATGGACTTTAAAGTAACGGGTACGGCAGAAGGAATCACGGCTTGTCAGATGGACATTAAAATCCAGGGGCTTTCTATGGATATCATGGAGCAGGCTTTAATGCAGGCTAAAGACGGAAGATTACATATCCTTAATAAAATTACGGAAACAATTGCTGAGCCTAGAGCTGATGTTAAGCCTCATGCACCGAAAATGGTGGTTATGGAGATTGCAAAAGACTTTATTGGTGCAGTGATCGGGCCTGGTGGAAAAATCATTCAACAATTACAAAAAGATACGGATACTGTTATTGCTATTGAAGAAATAGGCGAGATCGGACGTATTGAAATTGCAGGAACAGACAGAGAGAAAATCAATGCAGCTGTTGCGAAGATCAATGAAATTACTTTCGTACCGGTAGTAGGGGAAGTATACAAAGGAAAAGTAGTGAAAGTAATGGATTTCGGAGCTTTTGTAGCGATTGCAAAAGGTACGGAAGGTCTTCTTCACATTTCTGAGATCGAATGGTCACGTCTTGATAAAGTTCCTTACGCTGAAGGAGATGAAGTAGAAGTGAAGTTTATGGGTTACGATGACCGTAAGAAAATGAAATTATCCCGTAAAGTTTTATTACCAAGACCTCCAAAGCCGGAGCAAAAACCGAGACAGGAAAGACCTGAAGGTGGTAAACCTGCAGCGCAAGCGCCAAAGGAAAATGAAAAGCCTTCAACTGAAGCATAA
- a CDS encoding M1 family aminopeptidase: MNSLLLFEARRNIKHWLSYLIAFTLVVLGIFCGSQFNLTVGEGIYLNSPYSIGFMVGMLSLSIIFFAIIYASQQLFKDWDSKFDMILFSLPLSKRTYLQGKFLNYFLQTFLSFLFLIIGFILGQNTRTGSEIQPYFNLWYYLYPVVILGFINCLVVCSFLFFIAYSTKRKLLVVTGGLLLYVLYMVVLLFSNSPFMAGSLPQSIETQQLSALSDPFGLSAYFLEAKVFSVAQKNHSITPLSGYLLTNRLIFIVFSGLFLFLSYRLFSFTTSSDKGSGKKNDLFSAPHIVLSDYITAESDFGFRASFRSVLSFAKIDLIYLFKSVSIIAVSILLLFAVGMEMYAEIEKGIRLPQKYASSGLMATTISENFHLLGLLIMTYFINDLYWRSQSSGFILIEKSTHFSKNKLSGHLLSAGILIFFFTGILIIEGLTFQLGYHYFHIDWNAYSGTILFNTLPLLLFSGFVLLINDFSKNRFIALGISVLAVFIFAGPASKKIIPYPLLRIFSDFKGVYSDFNGYGIYTTAFAERLFFGIGLVAFLWILNRSVATKKWNKNQWSGIAILLTACIFSGYHFMKGFIPQNKEESIAKAALYEKKFKIFEQLPQPIITDVSTEIKLFPSESSYIIEGKYTITNTTTKAIDKILFNFHPNLKIQFAVLTTSSESVKISTEIAAIHLDQPLQPNETATLNFTLSYQWYAVNGHDSFNAVIKNGSFMRISRYYPNIGYQKSYELQDEKQRMDYKLGKTSGLKKPEAPEIFLNDFINLTMTVSTEKYQTAVGTGDLIKEWTQGKRKYFQYAAKGIPFRFAVSSAEYNRKSVRYKGVLINVFYHANHSENVFHLINNAKLTLDYCIGNFGKYPFQSVNFSEISSYTKGFAATAYPSAIFMPEDMIFHANIHADKKQDVINELAGHELSHLWWGNSQIDPDDREGSVMLTETLAMYTEMMLYKKMHGKQKMLDRIEMHQQIYDNEKGLSENKPIYKATGEEPHIAYSKGAVAMVKLSELLGEERVNQALKNFLLHNQYPKKPASTDLLKEFYKVCPDASSQKEVDRLFKTI; encoded by the coding sequence ATGAACTCATTACTTTTATTTGAAGCCAGACGCAACATAAAGCACTGGCTCAGTTATCTTATTGCCTTCACTTTAGTCGTTCTGGGTATATTTTGCGGAAGCCAGTTCAACCTGACTGTCGGAGAAGGTATTTATCTCAATTCACCTTATTCCATCGGGTTTATGGTGGGTATGTTGAGTCTTTCTATTATATTTTTTGCGATTATCTACGCAAGTCAGCAGCTATTTAAGGATTGGGATTCGAAATTTGATATGATCCTGTTTTCTTTACCTCTTTCAAAAAGAACATATCTGCAAGGAAAGTTTCTGAACTATTTCCTGCAAACCTTCCTGAGCTTCCTGTTTTTAATTATTGGCTTTATTCTCGGGCAAAATACAAGGACAGGAAGTGAGATACAGCCCTATTTCAATCTCTGGTATTATCTATATCCGGTAGTGATTTTAGGATTCATCAACTGTCTCGTAGTCTGTAGTTTTTTATTTTTCATTGCCTACAGTACCAAAAGAAAGCTCCTGGTAGTAACCGGCGGCCTGCTGTTATATGTTCTGTATATGGTTGTATTATTATTTTCCAATTCACCTTTCATGGCGGGAAGCTTACCTCAATCAATAGAGACTCAGCAGCTCTCTGCACTATCTGATCCCTTTGGATTATCTGCCTATTTCCTGGAGGCAAAGGTATTTTCGGTGGCCCAAAAGAACCATTCTATCACTCCTCTTTCAGGATATCTATTGACGAACAGGCTGATTTTTATTGTATTTTCAGGACTGTTCTTATTTTTATCTTATCGTTTATTTTCTTTTACGACCTCTTCAGATAAAGGATCAGGAAAGAAAAATGATCTTTTTTCCGCTCCTCATATTGTGTTGTCGGATTATATTACTGCCGAATCAGATTTTGGATTCAGGGCCTCTTTCAGATCTGTTCTTTCCTTTGCCAAAATCGATCTGATTTACCTTTTTAAAAGTGTTAGCATTATTGCGGTTTCTATATTGCTATTGTTTGCAGTCGGTATGGAAATGTATGCTGAAATTGAAAAAGGAATCCGTTTACCACAAAAGTATGCAAGCTCAGGTCTCATGGCAACAACCATTTCAGAAAATTTCCATCTACTTGGATTGTTGATCATGACATATTTCATTAACGACCTGTATTGGAGAAGTCAGTCATCAGGATTTATCCTGATCGAAAAAAGCACCCACTTTTCAAAAAATAAATTATCCGGACATCTTCTCTCCGCTGGTATTCTCATTTTCTTTTTTACAGGCATCCTTATCATAGAAGGCCTGACCTTCCAGCTTGGCTACCATTATTTCCATATTGACTGGAATGCCTATTCAGGCACAATCCTTTTCAATACGTTACCATTGCTGTTATTTTCCGGTTTTGTATTGCTGATTAATGACTTTAGTAAAAACAGGTTTATAGCATTAGGAATTTCCGTTCTTGCCGTTTTTATTTTTGCAGGCCCCGCCTCGAAAAAGATTATTCCATACCCTTTGCTGAGGATATTTTCAGATTTTAAAGGGGTTTACAGCGACTTTAATGGTTATGGAATCTATACAACAGCATTTGCTGAAAGACTCTTCTTTGGAATAGGTCTGGTTGCGTTTCTATGGATCCTTAACAGATCTGTTGCTACAAAAAAATGGAATAAAAATCAATGGTCGGGTATCGCTATCCTTTTAACAGCCTGTATTTTTAGCGGATATCATTTTATGAAAGGATTCATTCCTCAGAATAAAGAAGAATCAATTGCTAAGGCTGCTCTGTACGAAAAAAAATTCAAGATCTTTGAACAACTCCCTCAGCCCATAATAACAGATGTCAGCACAGAAATCAAGCTTTTCCCGTCCGAATCTTCTTATATAATAGAAGGAAAATATACTATTACCAATACCACAACCAAAGCTATTGATAAAATTCTATTTAATTTCCATCCGAATCTGAAAATCCAATTTGCTGTTCTTACTACTTCTTCCGAGTCTGTAAAGATCAGTACAGAAATCGCAGCAATACATTTAGACCAGCCATTACAGCCCAATGAGACTGCAACCTTAAATTTCACACTCTCCTATCAATGGTATGCAGTAAACGGACACGACTCATTCAATGCTGTTATTAAAAACGGTTCATTTATGCGGATAAGCAGATATTATCCAAACATTGGCTATCAAAAAAGTTATGAACTTCAGGATGAAAAACAAAGAATGGATTATAAATTGGGTAAAACATCTGGCCTTAAGAAACCGGAAGCTCCCGAAATATTCCTGAATGATTTTATTAATCTTACGATGACCGTCTCAACTGAAAAGTATCAGACAGCAGTCGGAACCGGAGATTTAATTAAAGAATGGACACAGGGTAAAAGAAAATATTTTCAATATGCAGCCAAAGGCATTCCATTTCGTTTTGCCGTTTCCTCTGCTGAATATAATCGTAAAAGTGTAAGGTATAAGGGAGTTTTGATCAATGTCTTTTATCATGCAAATCATAGTGAAAATGTTTTTCATTTAATTAATAATGCGAAACTGACTTTAGATTATTGTATAGGCAATTTTGGAAAATATCCCTTCCAATCAGTCAACTTCTCTGAAATTTCTTCTTATACCAAAGGTTTTGCAGCCACAGCCTATCCATCAGCGATCTTTATGCCTGAAGACATGATCTTTCATGCGAATATTCATGCAGATAAAAAACAGGATGTGATTAATGAACTGGCAGGACATGAACTTTCCCATTTATGGTGGGGCAACAGCCAGATTGATCCCGATGACAGGGAAGGTTCTGTAATGCTTACGGAAACCTTAGCCATGTATACTGAAATGATGCTTTATAAGAAGATGCATGGAAAACAAAAAATGCTCGACAGAATAGAAATGCACCAGCAGATCTATGATAACGAAAAAGGATTATCGGAAAACAAGCCCATTTACAAAGCAACCGGAGAGGAACCTCATATCGCCTATTCCAAAGGTGCAGTAGCGATGGTGAAACTAAGTGAGCTGCTTGGTGAGGAAAGGGTAAATCAGGCACTCAAGAATTTCCTTTTACATAATCAATACCCTAAAAAGCCTGCAAGTACAGATCTTCTTAAAGAGTTTTACAAAGTATGCCCCGATGCATCTTCTCAAAAAGAAGTTGACCGGTTATTTAAAACTATATAA
- a CDS encoding ABC transporter ATP-binding protein translates to MNTLSINHLSLTYKNGFQAIKDISLEIGNGMFGLLGPNGAGKSSLMKTIVGLQKPSSGNIIFNGIDISREPDFIRQNLGFLPQDFGVYPKVSAYDLLHHIAILKGIKDNTFRKRQISGLLEKVNLSDFRNKEVHTFSGGMKQRFGVAQALLGNPKIIIVDEPTAGLDPEERNRFNSLLNDISKDVIVILSTHLVEDVRNLCSEMAIINKGKLIRKGKPGDLISELEHKIWSKRINRNEWEDYQATHEIISQQLIERELYITTFAAHQPKDFNAVPPLLEHVYFHSLTQKL, encoded by the coding sequence ATGAATACATTATCCATTAACCACCTGAGCCTTACCTATAAAAATGGTTTCCAGGCAATTAAAGACATTTCATTGGAAATAGGAAATGGCATGTTCGGTTTACTAGGTCCGAACGGAGCCGGAAAGTCCTCTTTAATGAAAACCATCGTTGGCCTCCAGAAACCGAGTTCGGGAAATATTATTTTCAATGGTATTGATATTTCCAGGGAGCCTGATTTTATAAGACAAAACCTCGGGTTCTTACCACAGGATTTTGGAGTTTATCCTAAAGTTTCAGCTTACGACTTATTGCATCACATTGCTATCTTAAAGGGAATAAAAGACAATACCTTTCGAAAAAGACAGATTTCCGGATTGTTGGAAAAAGTAAACCTGTCAGATTTCCGGAACAAAGAAGTCCATACTTTTTCAGGCGGAATGAAACAGCGTTTTGGAGTTGCCCAGGCTTTATTAGGAAACCCTAAAATCATTATTGTGGACGAACCTACGGCAGGACTGGATCCCGAAGAACGCAACCGTTTTAATTCTTTACTCAATGATATCAGCAAGGATGTTATTGTGATCCTTTCTACTCATCTTGTAGAAGATGTCCGGAATTTATGTTCTGAGATGGCTATTATCAATAAAGGAAAGCTTATCCGAAAAGGGAAACCCGGTGACCTGATTTCAGAATTAGAACATAAAATCTGGTCAAAACGGATCAACAGAAATGAATGGGAGGATTATCAGGCAACTCATGAGATCATCAGCCAACAGCTGATCGAAAGGGAACTGTATATCACGACTTTCGCAGCCCATCAACCAAAAGATTTCAATGCTGTTCCTCCTCTTTTGGAACATGTATACTTTCATAGCCTCACTCAAAAATTATAA
- a CDS encoding helix-turn-helix transcriptional regulator, whose translation MPIIVNLDVMLAKRKMQSKELAEKLGITPVNLSILKTGKAKGVRFDTLEAICKILECQPGDILEYRE comes from the coding sequence ATGCCAATTATAGTCAACTTAGATGTCATGCTTGCCAAGCGAAAAATGCAGAGTAAGGAATTGGCAGAAAAATTAGGAATCACGCCTGTCAATTTATCCATTCTGAAAACGGGAAAGGCAAAAGGGGTTCGTTTTGATACCCTCGAAGCTATCTGCAAAATTCTGGAATGCCAGCCGGGAGATATTTTAGAGTATAGAGAATAG
- a CDS encoding DUF2975 domain-containing protein, translated as MNQTKIIAKILYYICLVLSGGYLITALYSFFCMTTGFAVTPYKEDQYLHINYPFTEQPFLNIENNYPYIIFSFMAVLVTYGIFFWFSAKVFKVFFQPQLFTEVNILQLKRFYLYNIFLPLPLVIIASFFTEVESIIWGLVFIHFMLGIFCLFLANIFRQGLHLQNEQDLFI; from the coding sequence ATGAATCAAACTAAAATTATTGCAAAAATTTTATATTATATCTGCCTGGTATTATCAGGAGGATATCTTATTACAGCACTTTATTCCTTTTTCTGTATGACTACAGGTTTTGCGGTAACTCCTTATAAAGAGGATCAATATTTACATATCAATTATCCTTTTACTGAACAGCCATTTCTGAACATTGAAAACAATTATCCTTACATTATATTCTCTTTCATGGCCGTTTTAGTGACATATGGTATTTTTTTCTGGTTTTCAGCAAAAGTTTTTAAAGTGTTCTTTCAGCCTCAATTATTTACCGAGGTCAACATTTTACAATTGAAGAGATTTTACTTATACAATATTTTCCTTCCACTACCGCTTGTGATCATCGCAAGTTTCTTTACAGAGGTCGAAAGTATTATATGGGGATTGGTTTTTATCCATTTCATGCTAGGAATTTTCTGCCTGTTTCTTGCTAATATCTTCAGGCAAGGGCTACATTTGCAAAACGAACAAGATCTATTTATATAA
- a CDS encoding nucleotidyltransferase domain-containing protein yields MTIQDLKNKNLLLFEAISGSRAFGLATESSDTDIKGVYYLPKEDFFGLNYIPQISNETNDITYYEIGRFVELLQKNNPNILEILASPEDCILYKHPLMNLLKTEDFLSKLCKDTFAGYAVSQIKKAKGLNKKIVNPIDKERKSILDFCFILAGQGSVSLKKWLHEFSISEGQNSLSQEQCGLVSIDHTKGMFALFYDESGTLGYKGIIQNEEANQVSVSSVPKDEKPTAYLFCNLDAYSVYCKDYREYWKWVAERNEDRYNVNQNHGQNYDSKNMMHTIRLLQSCEHILKTGSMQIRVENRDELLDIKAGKRSYDHVMEKAENLVLSIEHYYSISNLPDTPDLDKTTQNLIEIRKNLYHSK; encoded by the coding sequence ATGACGATCCAGGATCTTAAAAATAAAAACCTTCTTCTTTTTGAAGCTATTTCCGGAAGCCGGGCTTTCGGGCTGGCAACGGAAAGTTCCGATACCGATATAAAGGGAGTTTATTACCTTCCCAAGGAAGATTTCTTTGGATTGAACTACATTCCGCAGATTTCCAATGAGACCAATGATATTACCTATTATGAAATCGGGAGATTTGTAGAATTACTGCAAAAGAACAATCCCAATATCCTGGAAATTCTGGCAAGTCCGGAAGACTGCATCCTGTACAAACATCCGTTGATGAATCTGCTGAAAACGGAGGATTTCCTGTCAAAACTCTGTAAAGATACCTTTGCAGGTTACGCGGTTTCACAGATTAAAAAGGCAAAAGGTCTTAATAAAAAGATTGTAAATCCGATTGATAAAGAAAGAAAATCCATTCTGGATTTCTGTTTTATCCTTGCAGGACAGGGTTCCGTTTCATTGAAAAAATGGTTGCATGAATTTTCTATATCGGAAGGACAGAATAGTCTCTCACAGGAACAATGCGGATTGGTAAGCATTGATCATACTAAGGGTATGTTTGCTTTATTTTACGATGAATCGGGAACATTGGGATATAAGGGGATTATTCAGAATGAAGAGGCAAATCAGGTTTCTGTATCATCTGTTCCTAAGGATGAAAAACCAACTGCTTATCTGTTCTGCAATCTGGATGCCTACTCTGTTTACTGCAAAGACTATAGGGAATATTGGAAATGGGTAGCTGAGCGCAATGAGGACCGTTACAATGTCAACCAGAATCACGGGCAGAACTACGACAGCAAAAACATGATGCATACCATCCGATTACTGCAATCCTGCGAACATATTCTAAAAACAGGTTCGATGCAGATCCGCGTAGAGAACCGTGATGAGTTACTTGATATAAAAGCAGGAAAAAGATCTTATGATCACGTAATGGAAAAAGCTGAAAACCTGGTTCTTTCTATAGAGCATTATTATTCGATTTCCAACCTACCAGACACACCGGATCTGGATAAGACAACTCAGAACCTCATCGAAATCAGGAAAAATCTATATCATTCAAAATAA
- a CDS encoding nucleotidyltransferase domain-containing protein, producing MKNRILEKLKEVEDKHSIEILLAVESGSRAWGFASPDSDYDIRFIYRHEKEWYLSPWDKDETIEFMTEDDLDGSGWDLRKTFHLLLKSNAALLSWFYSPVVYKKNEEFTDLFKPLADTCFSPIAVSYHYLSMSKKYLEACRHDEVKLKSYCYCLRTALTGKWILDKGTVPPVLFSDLLVLVDDFTRTKIENLVALKATKGESYNHSNDWELFGFLENVVAETEEKSKTLAGGKGDKKEMEFVFRKILV from the coding sequence ATGAAAAACAGGATATTAGAAAAACTAAAAGAGGTAGAAGACAAACACAGCATAGAAATACTTCTTGCAGTTGAATCCGGCAGCAGAGCCTGGGGATTTGCATCGCCGGACAGCGATTATGATATACGGTTTATATACCGTCATGAAAAGGAATGGTATCTTTCTCCATGGGACAAGGATGAAACCATAGAATTCATGACAGAGGATGACCTGGATGGTAGCGGTTGGGATCTTCGAAAGACTTTTCACCTTTTGCTAAAGTCCAACGCTGCATTGCTAAGCTGGTTCTACTCTCCTGTCGTTTATAAGAAAAATGAAGAATTTACAGACTTGTTCAAGCCTTTGGCTGATACTTGCTTCTCTCCGATAGCGGTGTCTTATCATTATTTAAGTATGAGTAAAAAGTACCTGGAAGCCTGCAGACATGATGAAGTGAAATTAAAAAGTTATTGCTACTGTTTAAGAACAGCACTTACAGGAAAGTGGATATTAGACAAAGGAACCGTTCCTCCTGTTCTGTTCAGTGATCTCCTGGTCTTAGTTGATGATTTTACAAGAACTAAAATAGAGAATCTGGTTGCTTTAAAGGCTACTAAAGGAGAATCCTATAATCACTCCAATGACTGGGAACTTTTCGGGTTTCTGGAAAATGTGGTTGCTGAGACTGAAGAAAAATCAAAAACATTAGCAGGAGGAAAAGGAGATAAAAAAGAAATGGAATTCGTGTTCAGAAAAATACTAGTTTAA
- a CDS encoding helix-turn-helix domain-containing protein — protein sequence MALIGDLGKIIVFLFLLLSIFLITAKSKRRLPNYLFAAFLLTSVIDLSGFFVYPSGNFMQSFKSSSILLQMPLYYLYVKSACYYNFSLSKKHLVHGLPFLFFLVLFLVTQMSEQADQVFDIFTIIQYYYYIIAVFLELRIFKKLYRDNYSGNHRHIYRWLIQITVLFLIGNFFVLLRDFVKNNGSLFTYLYTFNCLFVLFMISWFVLNSLYRPNLFAGIDKDLVPLKIESGDHYEKPQQLKDLMELMETEKPYLDDSLTLQKLAEKFNMPEKQLSLLINQSAGKHFFDFINEFRIKDAQLLLKDQPQLTVLEVLYQVGFNSKSSFYTAFKKETGITPTDYRKSVI from the coding sequence ATGGCATTAATAGGTGACCTAGGGAAAATTATTGTTTTTTTGTTTTTATTGTTAAGCATCTTTTTGATCACGGCAAAAAGCAAAAGAAGATTACCCAATTATCTGTTTGCTGCATTTCTTCTTACTTCTGTTATAGATTTATCCGGATTCTTTGTATATCCTTCCGGGAATTTTATGCAAAGTTTTAAGTCTTCCAGTATTCTTCTTCAGATGCCACTTTATTATCTGTATGTAAAGTCTGCATGCTACTATAACTTTAGCCTGTCCAAAAAGCATCTAGTACATGGCCTACCTTTTCTCTTCTTCCTTGTTCTGTTTCTTGTTACACAGATGTCTGAACAAGCTGACCAGGTTTTTGATATTTTTACCATTATCCAGTATTACTATTATATTATTGCTGTTTTTCTTGAGCTGAGGATTTTTAAAAAACTATACCGGGATAATTATTCTGGAAATCACAGGCATATTTATAGGTGGTTAATACAGATTACAGTTTTGTTTTTAATCGGAAATTTTTTTGTGCTACTCAGAGATTTTGTAAAGAACAACGGGAGCCTTTTTACCTATCTGTATACTTTTAACTGCTTATTTGTATTATTTATGATCAGCTGGTTTGTGCTCAACTCCCTGTACAGACCCAATTTGTTTGCCGGAATTGATAAAGATTTGGTTCCTTTAAAAATTGAATCCGGGGATCACTATGAAAAACCACAGCAGCTAAAAGATCTCATGGAATTAATGGAAACTGAAAAGCCTTATCTGGATGACAGCCTTACCCTGCAAAAGCTGGCTGAAAAATTTAATATGCCGGAGAAGCAGCTTTCTTTATTGATCAATCAGTCTGCGGGAAAGCATTTTTTTGATTTTATTAATGAATTCAGGATTAAGGATGCCCAATTACTTTTAAAAGATCAGCCTCAGCTTACTGTATTGGAAGTTCTGTATCAGGTAGGTTTCAATTCCAAATCCTCTTTTTATACCGCATTTAAAAAAGAAACGGGTATTACTCCTACAGATTACAGGAAATCAGTTATTTAA